agcagcattaattacaacagccaagatatggaagcagctcaagtgtccattgataaatgaatggatagagaagatgtggtgtgtgtgtgtgtgtgtgtgtgtacatgtgtaatggaattattattcagccataaaaaaagaattaagtcttgccacttgcaacaacatgggtgaagccagagagtataatgctaagtaaaataagtcagagaaagacaaataccttatgaatTCACTTATATATAGAACTTAAGAATCAAATgagcaatggggaaaaaagaaagacaacccaagaaacagactcttaactatagagagcaaactgatggttaccagaggggaggcgggtTAGAGGATGGACTAAATAGGTGATacagattaaggagtgcacttgtcatgatgagcgctgggtgattaaaacacttataaaagaataaaatgtgtgGGAAAAAATCTTTGAAGTGTTATCATAGGAAGAAGACAAATAAATTTGCTATTAGTAACATTCACTGGGAAATTCAGTTAGTACCCTGGGACCAGCTTTTAAAAGTGGGGTGCTATCCTACAAGTGTGAATGGATTTTATCAAGCTCCTATATGTTGATTAAAATCATCTTctgggtagaatttttttttaaatacagcagGATACAtgtcaaaggaaaataattgacaACCAAACATTCTTAATCCTTTGGAAACATCCTTTAAGGATGAAGGTAAAACCTAGAAAAGGCTCTATATATACTGATTCTACCCATATGACATtctgtaaaaggcaaaactatggagagtGTAAGATTTGTTAGTTAGTGCACCCTTACCTGCATTTTCTATGAGTTTTGCTTGTTTCAGACCTGGCAGAGGCTTAATGCTGCTCTTCTGGAATAACACTATATAGAGTAAAAGTGAATTGGGGCAGTTTGGCATAAAGCCTGGCCTTCTCTGTCTTTTAAACTCTTTTAATGCGTGatccctgggtgattcagtggtttagcgcctgcctttggcccagggcgcgatcctggagtccctggagtcccgggagtcccgggattgagtcccgcgtaaGAGTCCCGCGTcagactcccggcatggagcctgcttctctctctgcctgtgtctctgcctctctctctctctctctctctctgtctatcatgaataaatctttaaaaaaacaaactcttttaATATATATCGTTTTCctacaggaaaattaaaaaaaaaaaatctaaacactCTTAAAGTCAACTCCAGTCACTCTTGGGGTAGGAAATCACTGGACAATTAggaatctctaaaaaataaagcccaatGATCACAAAAGTAcctgttttatattaaaaaaaaaaaaaaaaccagctctcTTCATCCATCTCTTGCTGTCTTCTAAACAGAGGATCGCAAACTGATGAGATCATAACCtacaagaaaaataactttgaggATCCCAGTACAGTTTGTATTAAGCTAAATCTATCTTAAGCATTCAAGTATGAATACCGTACACCAAAGAATAAGGACCATATGTCAATCCGCAGAGCAGGGAAAGAAATGTCATCTGTCTTACTTCAGGATATTTCACTGAGCCATAAGTGACTGACCTCTATCATCCAGATAAAAGCAACAAACTCTGTCAAGAATcctactgcaaaaaaaaaaaaagaatcctactgCATCACTGTACTAGTCAATACATATTTGCTTTGCTGACACCATCATGCGCCACATTCCATTGAGCTCCTGTCCTCAAGGACCTCTCAGTCTAGAATAAAAGTCACACACAGTGACAATCTAGTCATGAGAAATATCAGGATGCTTTAGGAACAcaagatggggatgcctgggtggctcagtggtttggcgtctgccttcagcccagggcgtgatcctggagacccgggatcgagtctcacatcgggctccctgcatggagccttgcttctctctctgcctatgtctgcctctctgtgtctctcatgaataaagaaataaaatatttaaaaaaaaaaaaaaaaaaaaaaggagcacaaGGCAGTGCTCCTAAGTGGCCTGGGAGTAAGAGTGCTACTGGGAGACCTGACGACCAGTCTTTAAGGGTCTGTGAGAACAGGAGGGCAGGTGAGCCTCAGTATGGATGAGTGTTGAGACACTGGAGTACAGAGATTGCAAAGAAAGGTAGCTGTATCCTCCTCATTCCTCATTATAGGCTTTAGACTAGGGGCCATTTTCCCATTCTTTACTTTCCCCCGTACACCTGACCCAATACTGGTCCCTAAATATGTATGAGGTAAACAGTTCCTGAATAAGTGAGGCAGCAAAATGACTGACCAACATCATATTAGTGAGTCTCTCAGGGCTAAAGAGCCTTCTTATCTTCGTAACAATGATCTGCCTTTGTTTTCTGgaacaagcaaaacaaagcacTTCCCTCTTCAGagccacacacacatttttttttaatgacttataATACCAGCTGGCTACTTTTGCTACACAGGAGTAAAAAACTGGAACCTTCAACTCAAAATTAACTCCTATATTGGCAAgtttaaaatgtgtaaatgtaTTACAAGCCCAACTACTGGTTCTCTGGGcagcttttcctgaatctctccttctgcctcccacaGAAAGAAGCTTTGCCTCTTGGGCCATGGCTCCCTGCCCTGATTCTGTGACACCTGTCACCCCCACTCCACTCgctgtccatgtcttcctctccctcctgggcTTCCAGTTTGCTGAATGTGAGtggagaaatgaaagaacagaaagattATCACACACTTGTAAATTCCTCAGTAGGTGAAATTACTGCGGGTTCCTATTCTAAAACTCAGAGGAAATgcttttgtagattttttaatgaatacaGAGTAATTACAAGACTTCTAAATTGACTAAGTTTCTCCCAACCCTAGAGCTTctaagagtgaatgaatgaatgaatctcactTACCTTTCCATAATTTGGGTCCTTTTTTGTCATATAAAAAGGGTTGTATACTTCAGTATCATAAAGGTCTCCAAATACAATttcctttagaaagaaaaaatcacaCCTAAGAGCAAATCACTGCATACAGACATGTTTTGCAAGATTCAAAGAGCCAAatgctttattctgtttttatataaaatcatcgATTCAAAGGGTTAGAAGAAACCTCAGAAGTAATTTAGACTCCAATGAGAGCCCATCACCTTTGGGAGAAGTAATCATCAAGCTTTAGTCTGAAGTCATCAACTAGCCATAATCTGAGAACTTTCTGCTCTTTTGGTCATTCTTACCACCAGTCTATCTATAGGCAGAGCTGAAATCTGCCTTGTCACTGCCAGGAAGAGATACTAGTTCTCTACCCCAAAGCAACGCAAAATTTATCTAATCCATCACCAATATGTCAgccttttaaagttttcattctcTCTCCTGTCATCTCTTCCTCAGGCTAAATATTCTATATTCCTTCCCACTCTTCCTCTCATGAAGTGTTGTCAAGCCTCCACCCTCTTCTAAATGGTTCTGCAACTGGTGAAGGTCCCTTCTACAGTGTGAATCAGGAGGGACAAGATAGCAAtggtgaggggaaggggaggttTTGATGCTTCCCACTATAAGTACCACCTTCCTTAATATAGCCTAAGAGCCCAGATGATTTCTTAGAAGTCAGTCGACTCTACACTGAATTTATTGTCATATAAAACCACTCacacttaggggcacctgggtggctcagtcagttgagcatctgcctttggctcaggtcattatctcagggtcctgggattgagtcccgcatcaggctccctgctgagcggggagtctgcttctccctctccttctgcccctcccaactcccactcatgctctctcatgcacacttttttttttttttttaattttacccaGCACTTGTGATGTGACTCAGTTATGGACAATGAGACCTAAGGGGAAATCTGCTAGGAGTTTCTGGGGACTCTTCTTGCTTCCAGATCAAGGGATCAGGTATAAGAAAAGGGTACCCTGGTACCATTCCTCAccccttcttcctgccttgaGCACAGACAGATCTAACACCTGAAGCTGTAAGTAATCAAATGTGCTTACAAATATAAGAGTgatgaggaaaaactgaaaatattaagaTAGCAGAAAAgaattataggaaaaaacatGGGTGATTAATGACATTGTTATGCTGCCAGAACCCACCAGAAGACCATCTACCTCTCAATTTCTtgttaagtaaataataaatgtccTTACGGTTTAAGCTGCTCTTCTCTTTACATTTACCTAAAAGCATTCCTGATAAATCTAGTTCCAAATCAATACTTCTATTCCCTCCTTCTGAAactcaaagtttaaaaatgtgtagGGTGTATTACAATTCCAGGAATTTATCATAAACACAAAAATGTTAGGACTGTTTGAATAACCAGTGAAAATGTTGGCTTGATTCTATAAattatgctttatttaaaaaaaaaaaactcacagtaCCCTTTTATTGgtgtgcttttaaaaacatttaaaattttcattttttccaaccCTCTGTATTAAATTGTCTGTAATTCTCTGCTGAAGAGGCTCTGCAACATTTTCAATCCATTTTTTATGTAAcatctcttcttctttccttaaaaatatccATATGTTGAGAATATGTATCCAATCTCTAATGAAATGAtacaaacaaggaaaataaattattaagaagTTTTCCACTTACCCTCATTTGAGTAAGGGGAGGAAACACTTATTTCCACTCCTAAGCTGTCAACATATTCAGGTCACAAGGTCCTTGCATAAGATAACTGAAGAACATAGTAAAGTTCAGGAAGAGAACCTGAGAGCATAGAGGAAGAAGAACCCAGAAAAAGTTCTAAACCAGAGTGTGCCTTTAGGTTACACCACATCCAAACTATTTCTAATTCATGAACctcttgcttctttttaaagatttcaaagaGTTCCTATTACCCATTGCATGTCTCCAGCCTCCATCATCAGTAAAGTCTGTGACAAAATTGGTATAACAGAAAGAGCATTAGACTTGCTCCAGCAGGGCCTCTCTCTGAATCTACAGGAGAGCAATCCCACCTACCTTTTTTGATGCTCAAATGAGAATATATGTGAACttcctttataaattataaattacaataCAAATGTTAAAGTATCATTTTAACACTAAACTTCACtctctcattaaaattaaaattcctaaaaaaattaaattaaattaaattaaaattcctttggggcacctgggcagctcagtgggttaagcatctgactcttggtttcggctcaggtcacaatctcataggtcatgagatggagtccctcATAGGGgtcctcagggagtctgcttgaagtttctctctctctctgcccttcccctgacttactctttctctaaagtaaatgaatatattatttaaattaaaactcctTTAAGTTTATTGGGGCACTGAGGTGTctgagtcggttaagtgtttgactcttggggatccctgggtggctcagcggtttggcgcctgcctttggcccagggcgcaatcctggagtcccgggatcgagtcccacgtcaggctccaggcatggagcccacttctccctcctcctgtgtctctgcctctctctcaatctctgcgtctgtcatgaataaataaataagtaaatcttaaaaaaaaaaaaaaagtgtttgactcttgttttcagctcaggtcatgatctcagggtcatgaaatcaagcccagCATGAGGCtgcaggctcagtggggagtctgcttgagattctctccctctgcccttccccccactcacactctcgtTCTCAaacataagtaaatctttaaaaaaaaaaaaatctctcccccCCACCTCATACTCGCTCTCTacctctctccaaaaaaaaaataatacaaagaaaaacctCCTTTATTAATTTCATAGTAACTCTCAGTACTAATTAGTCATTACCCTTAAATACTATTTATGATGGTTTTACATATCTCCATGTGATGtgggaacaaatgaaaaagagGTGAGTTTTAGTCAGAAAGAATTTCTATTCGGTACTAGAACAAATAGGGGAAGCAGTGAGAACAATCTCTTAGATCCCTTACAGCCAGATCTAGGAATCCTGACCTCTCAGTGATCCTGCAAGGAGGTGGCGCAATCTCAGATCTATGCtgtacaaataaatgaatcagaagAGGCTCCTTCTCCCAGCAAAATGAAGCTCTGTGACACAGTAACATCCTCTTGGCCATGCTGCTCTGCAGCACTCTTGCTTACCTAGAACACACTTAGGGTCCACAGTCTGTAGCCAACTCTTACCTTCACAACATAATTTTCTCTAAATAATATCACATGTACAGCTTCATCAATGTCTTCTCTAGCTAATGCCTAAAATTACAGAATTGAATAATAAGACATAAATCCTGAAGAAACCAACCAGAATGACAAAATTCATTGTATTTGACCAGTCGTTTCACTGTGTAACTACCACCTGTACCTCAAAGaatattttgtaactttttattaaggaaattttcaaacatgATTCTCTGTGAATCCATCACCCAGGTTCAATAATTACCAGTTCAGAGTAAATCTTAGTTCATCTAAATTCCTGTTcactctcccctgccccccaacccagAGTATTCTGAAACAAATGCCTTACATATCAGACCacgaaatcattttttttaagtactaagAAAGCTTACTAACTAAAGGGATCCTCTATCAAATGAATCCTCTTTTCAGGCATTCACTAGTTATGTTGTAAAGGGCCCTTGAAGTTCCTGACTTCTGCTAGGTCTCTTTATAAGTCAAAACCTCTTTTTTAGTCAAGAAAAGACAGTGGCAGTTCCTGGCCAAGGACTAAGATGGACTTACATCTAGTGACGTGCTGTTTCCACTATGGGTTTGGGTACAGCTGATGCACTTAAAATCTCACCTTAGGGCTTTTCACTTGCCACCATCTTCTAGCTTTTATGCTTATAAGGAACAAATGGGGAGGTAATAAAAATCTAGTATCTGGAAGAGAAATGCGATTACCTAAAATAACTAGTGTAAAAAGATACAGGTTCTTAAAACTATGGTATTCAATCTCTGGCTCTTGTGCAGTTCTGCCACAATGAATGCATCAAAACAAACTGAACCccaaactcaaaaaacaaatctgGGAATAAGAGAGATCTCAAAAAGGAGAGTTGTAGTTTTATCCATACATTTAACACCTtcaaatgaaatctaaaataacATTCAGACAGCTATTTGCGTCTTCAAAATAACACTCTTGATAATATAAGCAGAATCTTGCTTTAAAGCCTTCTTAGACTTATTTTAGGACAGCAATTGAAAAAGTCAATTAAATGTTTTCCACTGATAACACAAACAGAATAAATCAATAGATTTGGAGAAGTAGAAACATCTACTTTAACAAACATCTTAGACAACTACATTTTTTTAGTCATCCTATTAACATTATTGGCAATAGTTATAAATACTATTAGTCAGGCATCTGACTTTTGACCCCCTTTTTTAAGGAAACAGTTTTTGCCTTCGATACCTCCTCCTTCATGATTTCACCAGAAAACAGTAAGGAAGGTGTTAAGGATTTCTGGCAGCACTTTTGAAACCTACAGCtttctgtgcacacacacacaaatattaaagGTCTCATCACTTTTTGTGCTAgcacagcaaaaggaaggaaatatccAAGAGCTTTTCTTTACAGTGAGACACATTATAGGATcacataaaataatgaaactttcTTTATGAGGATATCATTGTTTTACCCAGACCCTTAAGTATCAGAATTCACTGGCAAGCACAGCCTGGGCTCAGGGACACCTGCCTGAACCTCCTGCAGCCACAGTGGGGGACACTCAGACCACATTTTGAGCCATATTTGATCCTGGATCATTCATTCCCATTCAGTGCATTTTTTCCAGTGTCTAGTCTCCACCAGGCACTGTCCTGGTTCTGTAGTCACTACAACCATGACTGAGACAACATAGTTCTCAAGAGATTAATGTCCTATCGCCCAAATAACTGACATCCCAAGACCTCACTTTCCTTTACCTCCATGAAAGCAACTGACTGGGGCTCTGGCCATTCTTATTTCTCTGGCCTGAAATGTTCACCGTAGGTGGGCACTTTCTTGGAAGCCACAGGTAATAGAATTCCTGAAGGGAGAGAGTAAACTGAAGAGACTTAGGCAGAaagggtttgaatcctggctctgccacgtGGTAGAgttgctaagtaaaataaacagaaagaaatccTTGGCACCTGGGTTTTGAAAAGGGTTATGATGCTTCCTCCACATGTTGCCACGGGGTCACCTGCCCGGCTTGGGCCACCCTCTACTCCTGCCATGCCACCATTGCACCATGgagggccccacccccacccctgactgCCACCCCACACCCCTGGGGCCCCGCAGGTCTTGGTGGAGTGCCTGGCCACTGGGACCTCTAACCCACCACTAACCCACTGCCAGCCAGTGAACCAGTGAACGGAGGATTgtgagagaggaaaagggagtgTCCTTGTAAAACCAGACTAAAGTACTGGGCTGAAACCTGAGCCCCACTTCCCTGGATGCCCCTTAGATCAGGGATCTAAGGGATTAGGGATGTCAAGGGTGGGGGAGGTCATGGAGGAGGAGAGCCCAGGGAGAGGATGCACCCATGCACATGGAGCTTTAAGCTGCCCAATCCAACACCACCCTAGGTTGTTTCAAATAAATGGACATTTTGCAAACGAATACTAGAGACATATGGTTTACCTGTGTGATCTAGGTCTACATACGATTAGGAGAGGGGTGACTTTTAGTGTTCTCTTTgcctaaggaaaacaaaattctgcTCCCCTGTGTTCTAGGCCTTACTGTGTCAGACTCATCATGAGCCAGAGGATGATCTGCAGAATCAGAATCAGCAAGTGGGTAATCATACTCAAAACGAATTCTTAAATTTTCTAGACTGTTAGAAAAACCTGGGGAAAATATGCGGCAGTGGATTTTAAGGGTGCCTGACCAAAAGGGGCACTACCTTGATTTAGGAAAGATCAAGTAAATTGAGATAGGCACTCAGTAAGGTagctatcattatttttattggatttttcagACAATATTTAACTTCTGGGGAAAATACATTTGCAATAGCTGTCAATACATGGTAGTGTGATTTCTTAATTATCATACAAACACTGAACTCAACAATGAAGTGTTTACTGCAGGTGCTTGAGTCCCTTCCTTGGTCCTCACCCTGAATAGATCCTGCTGGCAGATGGCTTCCTCTGGAACAACCTTCTTTTGTGTCCTCTTACCAACCAAGGATCAGAGTGTGTGCTCTTTGGTTGCTAAAACCTTCTGAAGGTGACAGGAAAGAAGAGTTAACATGTGATAGAGGAATGGGGAGCTTATGAGAGCAGAAAGAGTTCCTCAGCCCAGCTGACCTGACCTCCCTGAAGCTTAGTCCTGCCAGAGGTGAGTGACTCATCTCACAAGCAAAGGCCCCACCTAAACCTGCCTCAGCCTCTGCTCACTCTATCTGGATTCAAAACATGCAGAGATTGAGATACAACCAACCCTatcatgggggaggggagggcggtcACTGATGTGTGATATGAGTTGAAGGACTCCCTATGGGGTCCTCTTTCAGATTGTCAGGATGTCTGGAGTACTAATTTACACTACAATCATTGTGATTTAGAAAAGACTaccttcctttattcccttttttcaAACCTCTGAATCTTAATCTTCCACCTTCACTATCAGCTGAAAAATGACCTTCTCACTTCACTGAGAAAATGAGGTAAACAGAAGTAAACAATGTTCCTTCACAAAATTTACCAAGCCATATCCACATactctgccttctttccttttacaATGCATGCATGGCTTGTCCTGTACTCCATTTGAGTCCTGAATCCCACCTCTTTACAAGTAAAGGGGGTAGGGAGCATAGGGGAACTATTTTAACAAGAAAAGTTAGAAAAGGCTTCTTCTCTGAGAAGGTATTTGTGCAGAGGTCGGGGTGAACTGAAGGAATGAGACATGG
This region of Vulpes vulpes isolate BD-2025 chromosome 8, VulVul3, whole genome shotgun sequence genomic DNA includes:
- the FAM228A gene encoding LOW QUALITY PROTEIN: protein FAM228A (The sequence of the model RefSeq protein was modified relative to this genomic sequence to represent the inferred CDS: substituted 3 bases at 3 genomic stop codons); this encodes MAGVEGGPSRAVYSLPSGILLPVASKKVPTYGEHFRPEKXEWPEPQSVAFMEALAREDIDEAVHVILFRENYVVKVMISSVCDPLFRRQQEMDEESWFFGSRIKRVXKTEKARLYAKLPQFTFTLYSVIPEEQHXASARSETSKTHRKCSPEKLTYTENRYLPDKENKTTDLRIKGMRRIVWAEKAGAKEGSEKEDAEEALFYAQVMMGLLLGSVLLHMGSPRQGT